In one window of Frigoriglobus tundricola DNA:
- a CDS encoding DUF1559 domain-containing protein has translation MTRSRPTTRHTAFTLIELLVVIAIIAVLIGLLLPAVQKVREAAARMKCANNLKQIGLALHNYHDANGTLPYGAYYPQSLQGFGFSTWQLPLLPYLEQQPLWDQCLAWSQANPGRPAYLDNTFPAYGPVVQTYACPSNTRPATVSSFAVTASLSSYQGCAGTYTYNPNAQHVNSSDGVLYGNSRVRLTDITDGTSSTAAVGERPATGNLQIGWALLPWLPDGILGSRDVGFAGICSDLPTNVGLRPQRVPGDTAYLDAAHFWSSHPGGANFVYADGSVHFLPYAADDILPALCTRAGGEVFVQP, from the coding sequence ATGACCCGTTCGCGTCCCACTACGCGCCACACCGCGTTTACGCTCATCGAGTTGCTGGTCGTGATCGCCATCATCGCCGTCCTCATCGGGCTCCTGCTGCCCGCGGTGCAGAAGGTGCGCGAGGCCGCCGCCCGGATGAAGTGCGCCAACAACCTCAAGCAGATCGGCCTGGCCCTCCACAACTACCACGACGCCAACGGCACCCTGCCGTACGGGGCCTACTATCCGCAATCCTTACAGGGTTTTGGGTTCTCCACCTGGCAACTGCCGTTGCTGCCCTACCTGGAGCAGCAGCCCCTGTGGGACCAGTGCCTCGCCTGGTCCCAGGCCAACCCGGGCCGGCCCGCCTATCTCGACAACACCTTCCCCGCGTACGGGCCCGTAGTTCAGACATATGCTTGTCCATCAAATACACGCCCCGCGACGGTTAGTTCTTTTGCGGTTACCGCGTCTCTCAGTTCTTACCAGGGGTGCGCGGGCACCTACACCTATAACCCCAACGCACAACACGTGAACTCGAGTGACGGGGTGCTGTACGGGAACTCTCGTGTGCGCCTGACCGACATCACCGACGGCACCTCCAGCACCGCCGCCGTCGGCGAACGGCCCGCCACCGGCAACCTGCAAATAGGCTGGGCGCTCTTGCCGTGGTTACCTGACGGCATCCTCGGCTCGCGGGACGTGGGGTTCGCGGGGATCTGCTCCGACCTGCCCACCAACGTGGGCCTGCGGCCGCAGCGGGTGCCCGGCGACACGGCGTACCTCGACGCGGCGCACTTCTGGAGCTCCCACCCGGGCGGGGCCAACTTCGTGTACGCCGACGGCTCGGTCCACTTCCTCCCCTACGCCGCCGACGACATCCTCCCCGCCCTCTGCACCCGCGCCGGCGGAGAAGTGTTCGTCCAGCCCTGA
- a CDS encoding TIGR03915 family putative DNA repair protein — MIVAAPDFSAWRGAARALLAAEVSPADVLFDDGTATGLFAADELPPVPARTAFEVPRAFVALAESVACHRAPQRWDRLYRALWRLTRGEPHLLDLATDDDVRWLLRAEKSVRRDVHKMHAFVRFCKVDEHFVAWHRPDHRIVRRAAPFFRRRFPEMHWSILTPDESVTWNGEELHFGPGVRAKDAPPPDVLEVMWKTYYRATFNPARIKLKAMKKELPVRHWPTLPETALIPDLLAEASDRVSAMVRHSEGTRSAADFLPAARDLDSLRAAARDCTACGLCGPGTPVAFGTGPTDARIVLVGDQPDTSGAADELLAAALEEAGIDRAAVYRTTAVKQTAFVKRDGVRDPRRASSREAGACRPWLLAELAALRPAVIVCLGPLAAQAVLGPLFRFAEHRGDVFQTDGALTVATHHPATALRVPADARAEVRAELIIHLARALELAGTGH, encoded by the coding sequence ATGATCGTTGCCGCACCCGACTTCAGCGCGTGGCGCGGCGCCGCCCGCGCGCTGCTCGCGGCCGAGGTGTCGCCGGCCGACGTCCTCTTCGACGACGGTACCGCGACCGGCCTGTTCGCCGCGGACGAGCTCCCGCCCGTACCCGCCCGGACCGCGTTCGAGGTGCCGCGGGCGTTCGTCGCGCTCGCGGAATCGGTGGCCTGTCACCGCGCCCCGCAGCGGTGGGACCGGCTGTACCGCGCGCTGTGGCGGCTGACCCGCGGCGAACCGCACCTGCTCGACCTCGCCACCGACGACGACGTGAGGTGGCTGCTGCGTGCGGAGAAGTCGGTTCGGCGCGACGTTCACAAGATGCACGCCTTCGTTCGCTTCTGTAAGGTCGATGAGCACTTTGTCGCGTGGCACCGGCCGGACCACCGCATCGTGCGCCGGGCCGCGCCGTTCTTCCGGCGGCGCTTCCCCGAAATGCACTGGTCGATTCTCACGCCGGACGAGTCGGTGACGTGGAACGGCGAGGAGCTGCACTTCGGACCCGGCGTGCGGGCGAAGGACGCGCCTCCGCCGGACGTGCTCGAAGTCATGTGGAAGACCTACTACCGGGCGACGTTCAACCCGGCGCGGATCAAGCTCAAGGCGATGAAGAAGGAGCTGCCGGTGCGGCACTGGCCGACGCTGCCGGAGACGGCGCTCATTCCCGACCTGCTGGCGGAAGCCTCCGACCGCGTGTCCGCGATGGTGCGACACAGCGAAGGAACACGATCGGCCGCCGACTTCCTGCCCGCCGCGCGTGACCTCGACAGCCTCCGGGCCGCCGCCCGTGACTGCACCGCCTGCGGGCTGTGCGGACCGGGCACGCCGGTCGCATTTGGGACCGGCCCGACCGATGCGCGGATCGTTTTGGTCGGCGATCAGCCGGACACGAGCGGTGCCGCGGACGAGCTGCTCGCCGCCGCGCTGGAGGAAGCGGGCATCGACCGGGCCGCTGTGTACCGGACGACCGCCGTGAAGCAGACCGCGTTTGTGAAGCGGGACGGCGTCCGCGATCCGCGCCGGGCCAGTTCGCGCGAGGCGGGCGCGTGCCGGCCGTGGCTGCTCGCGGAACTGGCCGCGCTTCGACCGGCCGTCATCGTGTGTCTCGGCCCCCTGGCCGCGCAGGCGGTATTGGGGCCGCTCTTTCGCTTCGCCGAGCACCGCGGGGACGTGTTTCAAACCGACGGCGCACTCACCGTCGCGACACACCACCCGGCAACGGCCCTCCGCGTTCCGGCGGATGCGCGGGCGGAGGTCAGAGCGGAACTGATCATCCACCTCGCGCGAGCACTGGAACTCGCCGGGACCGGCCACTAA
- a CDS encoding ISKra4 family transposase has translation MKGLRPRTVLGLLGGMTLTRHYYHCADCGTGTVPFDHTLGLGATRQTPAAREVIALAGSVDSFAEAADTLLPKLSGLRVSESTVERVTEAVGSEIGRALAGGAVFGEARPWDWHRDADGRTVAYVSCDATGVRIQGPGGATADGRMVNVGMVYNPIPEEKARWAHPGRARPAWQARYVTSLDGLDGLGEPLRRQGGQVGMDGADRWVAISDGGSGLEEFLTSNFPRVEVVILDFYHASEYLGAIGRAWHPGDEERSKAWSAEWCHALKHTGGEAVLSKLRVLEGEPVPAAARVPLAEAVRYFGNQKHRMYYPSYRAKGWQIGSGPVESACKSVVGARMKQAGMRWGTDGADQVGHIRGLFRGETGQWDAFWSRN, from the coding sequence CTGAAGGGGCTCCGGCCCCGCACCGTCCTGGGCCTGCTCGGCGGGATGACGCTCACCCGCCACTACTACCACTGCGCGGACTGCGGGACCGGGACCGTCCCGTTCGACCACACCCTGGGCCTGGGTGCCACCCGACAGACCCCGGCCGCCCGGGAGGTGATCGCCCTGGCCGGGTCCGTCGACAGCTTCGCCGAGGCGGCCGACACGTTGCTCCCGAAGCTGTCGGGGCTGCGGGTGTCGGAATCGACGGTCGAGCGGGTCACCGAGGCGGTCGGGTCCGAGATCGGTCGGGCCCTGGCCGGCGGCGCGGTGTTCGGAGAGGCCCGCCCGTGGGACTGGCACCGGGACGCCGACGGGCGGACGGTCGCGTACGTCTCGTGCGACGCGACCGGGGTTCGCATCCAGGGGCCGGGCGGGGCGACGGCCGACGGGCGGATGGTGAACGTGGGGATGGTCTACAACCCGATCCCCGAGGAGAAGGCGCGGTGGGCTCATCCGGGTCGGGCCCGCCCGGCGTGGCAGGCCCGGTACGTCACGTCCCTGGACGGGTTGGACGGGCTGGGCGAGCCGCTCCGCCGGCAGGGGGGCCAGGTGGGGATGGACGGGGCCGACCGGTGGGTGGCGATCTCGGACGGCGGGAGCGGGTTGGAGGAGTTCCTGACGAGCAACTTCCCGCGGGTGGAGGTGGTGATCCTCGACTTCTACCACGCGTCGGAATACCTCGGCGCGATCGGCCGGGCGTGGCACCCGGGGGACGAGGAAAGGTCGAAGGCGTGGTCGGCGGAGTGGTGCCACGCGCTGAAGCACACGGGCGGCGAGGCGGTGCTGTCGAAGTTGCGGGTTCTGGAGGGTGAGCCGGTGCCGGCCGCGGCCCGGGTCCCGTTGGCCGAGGCGGTCCGGTACTTCGGGAACCAGAAGCACCGGATGTACTACCCGTCGTACCGGGCGAAGGGTTGGCAGATCGGGAGCGGGCCGGTGGAGAGCGCGTGCAAGAGCGTGGTGGGCGCGCGGATGAAGCAGGCCGGGATGCGGTGGGGCACCGACGGGGCCGACCAGGTGGGCCACATCCGCGGACTGTTCCGAGGCGAAACCGGCCAGTGGGATGCCTTCTGGTCGCGGAACTGA
- a CDS encoding putative DNA modification/repair radical SAM protein: protein MDIRRKLEVLADAAKYDASCASSGSKNTRRDSRLGSTEGMGLCHSYTPDGRCVSLLKLLLTNYCVYDCKFCVNRVSSDTPRARFTVAEVIDLTVEFYRRNYIEGLFLSSGIVGSIDGTMEQLVAVARGLREDHRFGGYIHLKLIPGASTELVAEAGRWADRLSANIELPTAQDLQQLAPEKSRPEIVDTMTAVADGIAEHAADKRAGLKVPAFAPAGQSTQMVVGATPTTDGVILGTADELYRTQKLRRVYYSAYSPTPHADARLPALRPPLLREHRLYQADWLLRFYGFEVNEVVAPGANLALDVDPKLAWALANCARFPVDVNTAPRELLLRIPGVGVRNVERILAIRRHHALTVADLRKLHVNWKNAAPFVLTGDHNRVGVISVGTF, encoded by the coding sequence GTGGACATCCGCCGCAAGCTCGAAGTACTCGCCGACGCCGCCAAGTACGACGCCTCCTGCGCCAGCAGCGGGAGCAAGAACACCCGCCGCGACAGCCGGCTCGGTTCGACCGAAGGGATGGGCCTCTGCCACAGCTACACGCCCGACGGCCGGTGCGTGTCGCTGCTCAAGCTGCTCCTCACCAACTACTGCGTGTACGACTGCAAGTTCTGCGTCAATCGCGTGTCGAGCGACACCCCGCGGGCGCGGTTCACCGTCGCGGAAGTCATCGACCTGACGGTCGAGTTCTACCGCCGCAACTACATTGAGGGGCTGTTCCTCAGTTCCGGCATCGTCGGCAGCATCGACGGCACGATGGAGCAGCTCGTCGCGGTGGCGCGCGGGCTGCGCGAGGACCACAGGTTCGGCGGCTACATCCATCTGAAACTGATCCCCGGCGCGTCGACCGAACTGGTCGCGGAAGCCGGGCGCTGGGCCGACCGGCTCAGTGCGAACATCGAACTGCCCACCGCACAAGACCTGCAACAACTCGCCCCCGAGAAGTCGCGGCCCGAAATCGTCGACACGATGACCGCCGTGGCCGACGGCATCGCGGAACACGCGGCCGACAAGAGGGCCGGGCTGAAGGTGCCGGCGTTCGCCCCGGCCGGGCAGAGTACGCAGATGGTGGTGGGCGCAACGCCGACCACCGACGGCGTCATCCTCGGCACGGCCGACGAACTGTACCGCACGCAGAAGTTGCGGCGCGTGTACTACTCGGCGTACAGTCCGACCCCGCACGCCGACGCCCGGTTGCCCGCCCTGCGCCCGCCGCTCTTGCGCGAGCACCGCCTGTATCAAGCCGACTGGTTACTCCGTTTTTACGGCTTTGAAGTGAATGAAGTGGTCGCACCCGGCGCGAACCTCGCACTCGACGTGGACCCGAAACTGGCGTGGGCGCTGGCGAACTGCGCCCGGTTCCCGGTGGACGTGAACACCGCCCCGCGCGAACTGCTCCTTCGCATCCCCGGCGTCGGGGTGCGGAACGTCGAGCGCATCCTGGCGATCCGCCGGCACCACGCCCTGACCGTCGCCGACCTGCGCAAGTTACACGTGAACTGGAAAAACGCCGCCCCGTTCGTGCTCACCGGTGATCACAACCGTGTAGGCGTCATATCTGTGGGGACGTTTTGA
- the treZ gene encoding malto-oligosyltrehalose trehalohydrolase — protein sequence MTQPDGSVTWRVWAPKVKRVELVLIDGDRRRNVPMRAEGDGYFTHSDGSVREGQRYVYRLDGAERPDPCSRWQPDGVHRPSSVVFHAKFAWTDRGWRGVPREDLVFYELHVGTFTTEGTFDAIIPRLPELRDLGVTAIEIMPVAQFPGDRNWGYDGVHLFAPQDTYGGPEGLRRLVNACHAHGLAAVLDVVYNHLGPEGNYAGEFGPYYSDRYRTAWGAALNYDGPGSDGVRDFILDNVRHWAEEYHLDGLRLDATQSIFDISPVHITSEIKGVADRAAGPLGWPFHVIAESLLNDVRIVLPPEQGGYGLDAEWNEDFHHALVAFLTGERHGKYVDYGSAADLPRVLEKTFILDGRYSRHRGRRWGASARDVSGDRFVVGIQNHDHVGNRARGERLAALVGPPVQRLAASLMLLSPHLPFLFMGEEYGETNPFLFFCSFGDRGLVEAVRRGRKNDYALQGEVPDPQATLSFTASRLNWSWPDGSPRAGLRRLYRDLLAARRRWPALKDFVTRRARLLPDPTDGPVLEFVRGAEPAALHAYLNLSANPQPLPAEAPRGARLLFSSEWPAYSGERPEGDERREVFPFECLVFGREPA from the coding sequence GTGACTCAGCCCGACGGCAGCGTGACGTGGCGCGTGTGGGCGCCAAAAGTGAAACGCGTCGAGTTGGTTCTGATCGACGGTGACCGTCGGCGAAACGTACCGATGCGAGCCGAGGGCGACGGCTACTTCACACACTCGGATGGCAGCGTGCGCGAAGGGCAACGGTACGTGTACCGGCTCGACGGCGCGGAGCGCCCGGACCCGTGCTCGCGGTGGCAACCAGACGGTGTCCACCGGCCATCATCAGTCGTGTTCCACGCTAAGTTCGCTTGGACCGATCGCGGCTGGCGCGGCGTCCCGCGTGAAGACCTCGTCTTCTATGAGCTGCACGTCGGGACGTTCACCACCGAAGGCACCTTCGACGCAATCATCCCGCGATTGCCGGAGCTGCGCGACCTCGGCGTCACCGCGATCGAGATCATGCCGGTCGCGCAGTTCCCTGGCGACCGCAACTGGGGCTACGACGGGGTTCACCTGTTCGCCCCGCAGGACACCTACGGCGGCCCCGAAGGCCTGCGGCGGTTGGTCAACGCGTGCCACGCGCACGGACTCGCGGCGGTTCTCGACGTCGTGTACAACCACCTCGGGCCGGAGGGCAACTACGCCGGCGAGTTCGGCCCGTACTACTCGGACCGGTACCGCACCGCGTGGGGCGCGGCCCTCAACTACGACGGCCCCGGTTCCGACGGCGTGCGGGACTTTATTCTCGACAACGTCAGGCACTGGGCCGAAGAGTACCACCTCGACGGCCTGCGCCTGGACGCCACGCAGAGCATCTTCGACATCAGCCCCGTCCACATCACGAGCGAGATCAAGGGGGTCGCGGACCGCGCCGCGGGGCCGCTCGGGTGGCCGTTCCACGTCATCGCGGAGAGCCTGCTGAACGACGTCCGCATCGTGCTGCCGCCGGAACAGGGCGGGTACGGGCTGGACGCCGAGTGGAACGAGGACTTCCACCACGCGCTGGTCGCGTTCCTCACCGGCGAGCGGCACGGCAAGTACGTCGACTACGGCTCGGCCGCCGACCTGCCGCGGGTACTGGAGAAGACCTTCATTCTGGACGGGCGCTACAGCCGGCACCGCGGCCGGCGGTGGGGCGCGTCGGCCCGCGACGTGTCCGGCGACCGGTTCGTGGTCGGCATCCAGAACCACGACCACGTCGGCAACCGCGCGCGGGGCGAGCGGCTGGCGGCGCTGGTCGGACCGCCGGTGCAGAGATTGGCCGCGAGCCTGATGCTGCTATCGCCACACCTGCCGTTCCTGTTCATGGGCGAAGAGTACGGCGAGACGAACCCGTTCCTGTTCTTCTGCTCGTTCGGGGACCGCGGGTTGGTGGAAGCCGTGCGGCGCGGAAGAAAGAACGACTACGCTCTGCAAGGCGAGGTGCCCGACCCGCAGGCGACGCTGTCGTTCACCGCGTCGCGGTTGAACTGGTCGTGGCCGGACGGGTCGCCGCGGGCCGGGTTGCGCCGGTTGTACCGCGACTTGCTCGCCGCGCGCCGCCGGTGGCCGGCGCTCAAGGACTTCGTGACCCGTCGCGCGCGACTGCTCCCCGATCCGACGGACGGCCCGGTATTGGAGTTCGTTCGCGGCGCCGAACCGGCCGCGCTGCACGCGTACCTGAACCTGTCCGCGAACCCGCAACCGCTGCCGGCAGAAGCGCCGCGGGGTGCGCGACTGCTCTTCAGTTCGGAGTGGCCCGCCTACTCCGGGGAGCGGCCGGAAGGCGACGAGCGCCGGGAGGTGTTTCCGTTCGAGTGCCTCGTGTTCGGCCGCGAACCGGCATGA
- the pdeM gene encoding ligase-associated DNA damage response endonuclease PdeM, whose translation MTAEVEIAGERLTLHPDRTLFWPRAKTLVIADPHFGKAETFRAAGVPVPGDSAEPLARLGAALDATAAEHLLVLGDFWHAPEGRTPGVVAELTAWRAARPGLGVQLVRGNHDRAGPPPDRWGDWVTELRAGPFVLAHFPEPTDDGYVLAGHLHPGVVLGRERLRLPCFWFGPRVGVLPAFGAFTGAANVPIRRGDRAFAVAGDAVVDVSRLRR comes from the coding sequence ATGACCGCCGAGGTTGAAATCGCCGGCGAGCGGTTGACCCTGCACCCGGACCGGACGCTGTTCTGGCCGCGGGCGAAAACGCTGGTGATCGCCGACCCGCACTTCGGCAAAGCAGAGACGTTCCGCGCCGCCGGGGTGCCGGTGCCGGGCGACTCGGCCGAACCGCTCGCACGTCTCGGCGCGGCGCTCGACGCCACCGCGGCCGAACACCTGCTCGTCCTGGGCGACTTTTGGCACGCGCCCGAGGGCCGAACGCCCGGTGTGGTGGCCGAGCTGACCGCGTGGCGCGCCGCCCGGCCGGGCCTCGGCGTTCAACTCGTGCGCGGCAACCACGACCGCGCCGGCCCACCCCCAGACCGATGGGGCGACTGGGTGACCGAGTTGCGTGCCGGGCCGTTCGTGCTCGCTCACTTTCCGGAACCGACCGACGACGGGTACGTCTTGGCCGGGCACCTGCACCCCGGCGTCGTACTTGGGCGCGAGCGGTTGCGACTGCCGTGCTTCTGGTTCGGGCCGCGGGTCGGGGTGCTTCCGGCGTTCGGCGCGTTCACCGGGGCCGCGAACGTGCCGATCCGGCGCGGCGACCGGGCGTTCGCCGTCGCCGGTGACGCGGTGGTGGACGTGTCACGGCTGCGACGGTGA
- a CDS encoding ligase-associated DNA damage response DEXH box helicase: MRGIPKPPRAKAPKRVPIDPAEVVSPGEWFARRGWAPFTFQQEVWAAYRAGASGLVHASTGTGKTYAAYFGPLLDAVDEPPAATPPPIRVLWVTPLRALSADTALALEAPLRPLGLNWDVGTRTADTPAAARTRQQKRLPTVLVTTPESLTLLLTYPDAREKFADLRCVVCDEWHELLGSKRGVLTELALARLRAFNPRLRTWGLSATLGNLDDALAALVGTQNTGRVVRGHVPKPVAIDAVLPPRVERFPWAGHLGLSLLPQVVAAIEEGQSALLFTNTRGQCEQWYQALLDAKPEWAGQVALHHGSLDRKARDWVEDGLRAGTLRCVVCTSTLDLGVDFSPVDRVLQVGSPKGVARLLQRAGRSGHRPGETSRVTCVPTNAFELIEVSAARAAAAEGRIEGRPSLDKPLDVLAQHCVGSALAGGFRADELLAEVRTAHAYCGLSPDEWAWVLDFVTRGGEALKAYPDYRRVEVRDGLYCVPDARIARRHRQSVGVITSEAAVLVRFLRGAKLGTVEESFAARLTPGDRFTFAGRTLEFVKLYEMTAWARLSKKQADTKLRWSGSRLPLSGELSAAVRAKLGEAARGLFADAEMRAIRPVLEVQARWSRVPGADEVLAERLRSREGHHLFLYPFEGRLVHEGTAALLAYRLSRRRPQTFALACNDYGFELVSPDPLDLDAGALKELLAPAGLADDVLASLNAAELAKRQFREVARVAGLVNPGLPNAGRTAKQLQASSGLFYDVFREHDPSNLLLWQARREVLDRQFEVTRLRAALDRIAADRIVVTDPPRPTPFAFPLMVERMRESVSSETLADRVRKMVAALERKAGPE; encoded by the coding sequence GTGAGGGGCATTCCGAAACCGCCCCGCGCGAAAGCGCCGAAGCGTGTGCCCATCGACCCCGCGGAGGTCGTCTCGCCGGGCGAATGGTTCGCACGCCGCGGGTGGGCGCCGTTTACTTTCCAACAAGAAGTTTGGGCGGCCTACCGCGCCGGCGCGAGCGGGTTGGTTCACGCGTCCACCGGCACCGGCAAGACCTACGCGGCGTATTTCGGTCCGCTGCTCGATGCGGTGGACGAGCCGCCGGCCGCAACCCCGCCCCCGATCCGCGTGCTGTGGGTGACGCCCCTTCGTGCGCTGTCGGCCGACACCGCGCTGGCGCTCGAAGCGCCGCTCCGCCCGCTGGGGCTGAACTGGGACGTCGGGACGCGCACCGCCGACACCCCTGCAGCGGCTCGCACGCGGCAGCAGAAACGCCTGCCGACGGTACTCGTCACCACGCCCGAAAGCTTGACGCTCCTGCTCACCTATCCGGACGCGCGTGAAAAGTTCGCGGACCTCCGGTGCGTCGTGTGCGACGAGTGGCACGAACTGCTCGGCTCGAAGCGAGGCGTGCTGACCGAACTCGCGCTCGCCCGGCTCCGGGCGTTCAACCCGCGGCTCCGAACGTGGGGTCTGTCGGCCACGCTCGGTAACCTGGACGACGCCCTCGCGGCCTTGGTCGGAACCCAAAACACCGGCCGAGTGGTTCGCGGGCACGTGCCCAAGCCGGTTGCCATCGACGCGGTGCTGCCGCCGCGGGTGGAGCGGTTTCCGTGGGCCGGGCACCTCGGCCTGTCGCTGCTGCCGCAGGTGGTCGCGGCAATCGAAGAGGGCCAGTCGGCGCTGCTGTTCACCAACACACGCGGGCAGTGCGAGCAGTGGTACCAGGCGCTGCTCGACGCCAAACCGGAGTGGGCCGGGCAAGTCGCGCTGCACCACGGCTCGCTCGACCGGAAGGCACGCGACTGGGTCGAGGACGGCCTCCGCGCCGGCACCCTGCGGTGCGTCGTCTGCACCAGCACGCTCGACCTCGGGGTGGACTTCTCGCCTGTTGATCGGGTGCTCCAGGTGGGCAGCCCGAAGGGTGTCGCGCGGCTGCTCCAGCGGGCCGGGCGCAGCGGGCACCGGCCGGGCGAGACGAGCCGCGTCACCTGCGTACCGACGAACGCGTTCGAGCTGATCGAGGTGTCCGCTGCGCGAGCGGCCGCGGCCGAAGGACGGATCGAGGGCCGGCCCTCGCTCGACAAACCGCTCGACGTGCTGGCGCAGCACTGCGTCGGTTCGGCACTGGCCGGCGGGTTCCGCGCCGACGAGTTGCTCGCGGAGGTGCGAACGGCGCATGCGTACTGCGGCCTGTCACCAGACGAATGGGCGTGGGTGCTCGACTTCGTCACCCGCGGCGGCGAGGCGCTGAAGGCGTACCCGGACTACCGCCGCGTCGAGGTGCGCGACGGGTTGTACTGCGTGCCGGACGCGCGGATCGCGCGCCGGCACCGGCAGTCGGTCGGCGTCATCACCTCCGAAGCGGCGGTGCTGGTCCGGTTCCTCCGGGGAGCGAAACTCGGGACCGTGGAGGAGTCGTTCGCCGCGCGGCTCACGCCCGGGGACCGGTTCACCTTCGCCGGGCGCACGCTGGAGTTCGTGAAGCTGTACGAGATGACGGCGTGGGCGCGGCTGTCCAAGAAGCAGGCCGACACCAAACTCCGCTGGTCCGGCTCGCGGCTGCCGCTGTCCGGTGAACTCTCGGCGGCGGTGCGGGCCAAACTGGGCGAGGCCGCCCGCGGCCTGTTCGCAGACGCGGAGATGAGAGCGATCCGGCCGGTGCTGGAGGTTCAAGCGCGGTGGTCGCGCGTGCCGGGCGCCGACGAGGTTCTCGCGGAGCGGCTCCGGAGCCGCGAGGGGCACCACCTGTTCCTCTATCCGTTCGAGGGGCGGCTCGTTCACGAGGGCACCGCGGCGCTGCTGGCGTACCGGCTGTCGCGCCGGCGCCCGCAGACGTTCGCCCTGGCGTGCAACGACTACGGGTTTGAACTGGTCTCGCCCGACCCGCTCGATCTCGATGCCGGCGCGCTGAAGGAGTTGCTCGCGCCCGCCGGGCTCGCGGACGACGTGCTGGCGTCGCTCAACGCGGCCGAACTCGCGAAGCGGCAGTTCCGCGAGGTGGCCCGCGTCGCGGGTCTGGTGAACCCCGGCCTGCCGAACGCGGGTCGCACCGCCAAGCAACTTCAGGCGTCCAGCGGGCTGTTCTATGACGTGTTCCGCGAACACGACCCATCGAACCTGCTGCTGTGGCAGGCCCGACGCGAGGTTCTGGACCGCCAGTTCGAGGTGACGCGCCTGCGCGCGGCACTGGACCGTATCGCGGCGGACCGGATCGTGGTGACCGACCCGCCCCGACCGACGCCTTTCGCGTTCCCGCTCATGGTCGAGCGGATGCGCGAGTCGGTGTCGTCGGAAACGCTCGCCGACCGCGTGCGAAAAATGGTCGCGGCGCTCGAACGGAAGGCGGGACCGGAATGA